The DNA window aacattttatattaaaagtgGAGCCTATATTAAGGAACTTTTTCCCTGAGCACTTATGAAAAtacctttcaattttttttttgtctgtgtctttgaGGTGGGAGTAAGCCAACTAATGATTGCCATGGTGTTCCCAGGGTAAGTGTGACTCACGCTGGCATCCATCAGGTTCACACCCATCTGCATGACTTTCCGGGGCTCCCACCGTCTTGCTACCTCACATCTGTGTTCTTCTGTCCAGCACCCACTGCCAAGTGAGCCTTGTGGAACCTGCCCTTAGGGCTGCTTTAGtgtctgcctcttctttcctcctccagaCACTtcccctccttcagccaatgaagGATTCATCTGTGCCCTTTAACTGTTTGGTttgacattatttctttttttctgtagttcCTTAGATGCTGCGTATTTGTAAGTGCTTGAGTTAGAGGTGTGTTTCTCTTCATCCATCTTTTTTCCTCCTAGAATAATCTGTAGCCCTGGGGAGTTTTAGTTGATTAAATATTCTCAATTAAATGACATGGATTGTTCTTGGATATATGtatgactatttttatttttattttttatttttttattttttgccacgaggtgtgttttattttcatcaatcatacaaataattttctataatatCCCAGGGCAAACCGGTGAAATTTGGCAGTCCGATTAGTGGGGGGGTCCCCCTTCAGAGACCCACGGGCCGGTGGCATCGGCGCAGAGTGCCCGGGTTCACAGTGCAGCTTGTGGCTCGTGTCCATCTTGCAGGTGGCTCTTCCTCCACATCACGAGGGGGTCTCAGAGAtgacggggtggggtggggtggggtaatcCTCCAGTCTGGGCTTTTAGGAAATTTCACTCCTCTTTTCCTGTTCAATGGTCTCTTTGGTCTGCAGGGTGTTCTTCTCCTGCGTCTCGGTCTTCTTCAGCTTGGCCTTATCGAAGCTGGCGATTTCCCCCATGTCTGGCTTGTCTGCCATTTTCTTACAACCCATGGAGTCTCGTTCCGAGCTCGCGCTCCAGGTGCTCCCACTCGCCTTGCTGCAGCAAGAGACCGTATgactatttttaaatcaataagcaATATAGGGTTTGGTGAGCTGGTCTACCGCTGTTAGCTATGGGTATGGATTCCTTTCCCTTTCGGTGAGTAGGTGTACACAAGATTGCTCTTGAGAGTCCTATTGTTCCCAGTATGAATTCCACTTTGAGCGCTGCTATTTAGAATTGATTAGCAATGCAGACTACTGGCTTAAGGACCATACAAATAAAGCTTTGAGTCTTAATTCCTACTTTATGGGATATTTGTTAGtcagaaatagtaaaaaaaaaatctgcttataGGTCTTACCTATTAAATCTTATATCTCTCCTCTTTTAGAGATTTGGTGATAGTCTACCTCGAGTAATCTTGAAAACTGAATACTCTACTCCACCAGCACCTGGCCAGACTCACTGTTGAAGCAGGAAGCTCAGATGGATGTCAAGGCTTCTCTTTAATTCAGGCCCCTGCATTCTGTCTAGCTGAGCTACAGGGGCTTGACCTCTTTGTGTGGCTTTGCTGAAGTGTCTGTCCCTTATGAAAGCCAATATAGTCAGCAGCGCCAGCATAGATAAAGAGCTGCATAAGGTTGTATTTTAGTGGCAAGGCTGTTTTGTGACCAGGTTCTGCAGGCAGACTGGAGGTGACagtattatttacttttgttgCTTGGGGTCCAAAGAGAGAATAAATTGCTATTGATTTTTGAGACATTCCAGTGAAGGGTCTGAGGGCCTTCAGAAGAGCTGGGTAGCAGGAGAGCCGGCGGTGGCACGGAGActgcctttaaaatgaaaattcattttcttgttattgtcataaagtttattttttttcttatagccaGTTACACAGAGATGTGGCTACAAGGCATTAGCTGTTATAAATGTCTTCTGTCCCCCTGAAAGAATGGAACGCAGCCCCTCTCCCAGCAATGTGAGATAGATAAATGGAGCTCTCATGTGCACTTGCATACATGACCTCACCTGGTCCTGAAAGGGACATTTAACTCTCCTGGTATATTAACTGCTTCACCAAGGACACTTCCAAGTGAAAGAAATTTGGGTttgggtttattttgctttaactTTCAAGAAAGTACTTCTAAAGGGATGTATTTGCTTTCCTTGGTGATTTCTTAATCTATTGCCTGGATGTAATATATGAGTGAGCACTTTTTAAATCAGGAAAAGAGTGGAAATATtctaaatgcatacacacacttccAGCACTTATTCCCACCCACAGCCCCTTATGAGAGGATTGTTTGTATGCCTCCTGTGTGGCAGTGCTAAGGGGATAGCTGGGTGTTAGCTCTTGAAATTCCCTGGCAATTCCTGAGGCCAACAGAGTAGTACTTTTGATTTGATAGCGGAGGGTTACTCATGCTTGCAAGCAGTTGTTTCAGGAAGTGAGAGTCTCTGGCATCCAAATGTTCACTGGGATACACCTATGACTTGGCATCTTAGACTGGAAAGGTACTTGCAAATGAAGGGAGTTCTCAGAACTAGGAATTgcctttttaaagaatacagaaaCTGAACCAAGGCACTAGCTCCTCTTGCAGGGGACCAGGGTTGAATGGCTGTCCAATGAGCTAGTGATCCACTGGTCTCTGGTCTGTGCCTCTCCAAAGCTCTGAGGTTGTAGATGTACTCTGCTCTGCTGTGTTTATCCAAACACActagggatccaaacttgggtcctgaGTCTTATACTCAAGAGCTTTATCTACAGAGCAAGCTTGTAAGACCCTTTTCTTaaaatccttccttcttttccccttgtATAATAGTATCAGGATTTGATCTTACACTTgggatctttttccattttctaatctcctattaaatatttaaaatgctgatACATTTATTGCAGTATGCCTCTATTTTCTGTAGCACCACTTGGAAATTGTTACACATGATTATTAAGAGTTCCCCATCAGaacataaactgagggaaatGGATGGTACTTATCACAGAAAATAATGtgtccttttctcctctttctcacaGTTTATCCTTTGGAAAAGAAGTAGCTTTGCAGTAATAAGAACTCATATTTCTGAGCAGTTGCTATGTGAAGATTGAGTCCTAAaggctttctgtgtatttttaatctttgCATTATATGAATGAAGCAACTAAGGCCTGAGCAATGAAAGAATCTGCCTTTTTTATCCAGGTCTAAATAGTGGATTGATGTATTCATTTGTAATATCCATGTTAGGAgtcagctgtttttttttgttttttgttttttatgtgtgggtgttttacctgcacataTGCCTATATACCTTGTAGTGATGAGGGCgatcaggcctgcttttcatcccgtccggctcccgcacagctagctttacaccctacataacaacacacaaattgtattcatttaaacactgcttggcccattagctctagcctcttattggctagctctcacatcttgattaacccatttctaatcatctgtgtagcaccacaaggtggtggcttactgggaaagattaagtatgtctgacctggcggctggctccatggcgactgtctcactgccttcttc is part of the Arvicola amphibius chromosome 8, mArvAmp1.2, whole genome shotgun sequence genome and encodes:
- the LOC119820898 gene encoding thymosin beta-10-like, whose product is MGCKKMADKPDMGEIASFDKAKLKKTETQEKNTLQTKETIEQEKRSEIS